A genome region from Chryseobacterium indicum includes the following:
- a CDS encoding SusC/RagA family TonB-linked outer membrane protein — protein MDKKVQSVKWLYLTVFLLPVLAMAQEKETKKEKETKIDEVVLVGYTKVSKKDVTNAVSSVKAEAIKDMPSTNAAEAIQGRMAGVQVSLSEGSPGADVDIVVRGGNSITGSNAPLYIVDGVQMDNALSILSPKEIQSIEVLKDASSTSIYGARGANGVVLITTKGGRKRAKTSINYNGFLGVRKIQNTIDVLDPYQYVLYQYEVYNKGGVQTDIDAFKTRYGTFADLEKYKSVKKRDWQDEVFGREAFNFTHNLSVTGGSDNSSFSLSLNNVQEDGIMIGSGFKRNMANFKYDYDVSKAISITLNARYSRQMIYGAGTSSTGSQSTNRLRNAVRYQPFEGGSNVNVDEFDPLFANETNLVNPILLANNEVKDNGRNDLLLNGIIEYRINKDFTFRSVIGYVQRDEMVNQFSGPVTTLARQNNDQPVVFMSKAQSRRITNTNTLNFRKTFGNHKLDLLAGQETVKTDAESLTMNIKWFPKSISAQEAFANIQAASPPSGQVQDIPKTNVLPDRLVSFFARANYIFNNKYIFTASMRADGSSVFGPGNRWGYFPAASVAWKVSEENFLKDSKVVSELKLRAGYGLSGNNRIPAFLYSTFFTTSSDYGYAFGNNVTPGATTGAIMSNLNVKWESAASKNIGVDFGLFNSRVYGTVDVYQTDTKNLLLLAKIPQTSGYEYQYQNSGSTSNKGIEFSVGASIINKENFNWKIDANISANKNVIKSLGNSASASANSYLYPSGWQNNLNDFLVQVGKPVGTYWGYITAGRYEISDFDYNPTTQVYTLKAGIPSSAAAANGAKAVQPGDLKLQDLNGDGIIDNKDMTDLGNAQPKFYGGFNQTFRYKNWDMSLMFNFSVGNKVYNANKIEYSTQYLYRDNNMLAEVANRWRWFDDAGNKVNDPTALAALNANTTGFTPPAGAYFLHSYAIEDGSFLRLNNVTIGYSLGKDFTKQLGLSNFRLYFTMNNLFTITGYSGYDPEANTRRNPLTPGVDYAAYPRSRFILSGVDITF, from the coding sequence ATGGATAAAAAAGTACAATCGGTAAAGTGGTTATATTTAACTGTCTTTCTACTTCCTGTCCTTGCAATGGCTCAAGAAAAAGAAACAAAGAAGGAAAAAGAAACCAAGATCGACGAAGTGGTTTTGGTAGGATATACCAAAGTTTCTAAAAAAGACGTTACCAATGCTGTTTCTTCTGTAAAAGCAGAAGCGATAAAAGATATGCCTTCTACCAATGCTGCGGAAGCAATACAGGGAAGAATGGCTGGAGTACAGGTTTCCCTGAGTGAAGGTTCGCCGGGAGCCGATGTAGATATTGTAGTAAGAGGAGGAAACTCCATTACAGGGAGCAATGCTCCTTTATATATTGTGGATGGTGTACAGATGGATAATGCACTTTCTATTCTTTCTCCTAAGGAAATTCAATCGATTGAAGTGCTAAAAGATGCATCTTCTACAAGTATTTACGGAGCAAGAGGAGCCAATGGTGTTGTCCTTATTACCACAAAAGGAGGTCGTAAGAGAGCAAAAACTTCAATTAATTACAACGGATTTTTAGGGGTTAGAAAAATTCAGAATACAATTGATGTTCTGGATCCTTACCAATACGTCCTGTATCAGTATGAAGTGTACAATAAAGGCGGTGTACAGACCGATATTGATGCTTTTAAAACAAGATACGGAACTTTTGCCGATCTTGAAAAATACAAATCTGTAAAAAAGAGAGACTGGCAGGATGAAGTTTTCGGAAGAGAAGCATTCAATTTTACACATAACCTTTCTGTAACGGGAGGCTCAGACAATTCTTCTTTCTCATTATCCTTAAATAATGTACAGGAAGACGGAATTATGATCGGTTCCGGATTTAAAAGGAATATGGCAAACTTCAAGTATGATTATGATGTTTCCAAAGCAATCAGCATCACATTAAATGCCCGATACAGCCGACAGATGATCTACGGAGCGGGAACTTCTTCCACAGGTTCGCAAAGTACCAACAGATTGAGAAATGCCGTAAGATATCAGCCGTTTGAAGGCGGTTCCAATGTAAATGTAGATGAATTCGATCCTTTATTTGCCAACGAAACCAATCTTGTGAATCCTATTCTTTTAGCCAATAATGAAGTAAAAGACAACGGAAGAAACGACCTTCTTTTAAACGGGATCATCGAATACAGAATCAATAAAGATTTCACTTTCAGAAGTGTGATCGGATATGTACAGAGAGATGAAATGGTAAATCAGTTTTCCGGACCGGTTACAACGCTGGCAAGGCAAAACAACGATCAGCCTGTTGTTTTCATGAGCAAGGCACAATCCAGAAGAATCACGAATACCAATACATTAAATTTCAGAAAAACGTTCGGAAATCATAAACTGGATTTACTGGCGGGACAGGAAACTGTGAAAACAGATGCAGAATCTTTAACGATGAACATCAAATGGTTCCCGAAATCCATCAGCGCACAAGAGGCATTTGCCAATATTCAGGCGGCTTCTCCTCCATCGGGACAGGTTCAGGACATTCCGAAAACAAATGTTCTTCCGGATCGTCTGGTTTCATTTTTTGCAAGAGCCAACTATATTTTTAACAACAAATACATTTTTACCGCTTCCATGAGAGCAGATGGTTCCAGTGTATTCGGACCGGGAAACCGATGGGGCTATTTTCCGGCTGCTTCGGTTGCATGGAAAGTAAGTGAAGAAAATTTCCTGAAAGACAGTAAAGTTGTGAGCGAATTAAAACTTCGTGCAGGATACGGTTTATCCGGAAACAACAGAATACCTGCATTTTTATACAGTACGTTTTTCACCACATCATCAGATTACGGATATGCATTCGGAAACAATGTAACACCGGGGGCTACAACAGGAGCAATTATGTCTAACCTTAATGTAAAATGGGAATCGGCGGCTTCTAAAAATATCGGGGTAGATTTTGGATTATTCAACAGCAGAGTTTACGGAACGGTAGATGTTTACCAGACCGATACAAAAAATCTTTTGCTGCTGGCTAAAATTCCTCAGACTTCAGGATATGAATATCAGTATCAAAACTCAGGAAGCACATCCAATAAAGGAATTGAATTTTCTGTAGGAGCTTCGATCATCAACAAAGAAAATTTTAACTGGAAAATAGACGCGAATATCTCTGCCAACAAAAATGTGATTAAAAGTTTAGGAAACAGTGCTTCTGCAAGTGCGAATTCTTACTTATATCCTTCCGGATGGCAAAATAACCTGAATGATTTCCTTGTACAGGTAGGAAAACCGGTAGGAACATATTGGGGCTATATTACCGCAGGAAGATATGAAATAAGCGATTTCGATTATAATCCTACCACTCAGGTTTATACTTTAAAAGCCGGAATTCCAAGTTCTGCAGCGGCTGCAAACGGGGCGAAAGCTGTACAGCCGGGAGATCTTAAACTTCAGGATCTGAATGGTGACGGAATTATCGATAATAAGGATATGACGGATCTTGGAAATGCACAGCCTAAATTTTACGGAGGTTTCAACCAGACATTCCGATACAAAAACTGGGACATGAGTTTAATGTTCAATTTCTCTGTAGGAAATAAAGTATATAACGCGAACAAAATAGAATATTCTACACAGTATCTTTACCGGGACAACAATATGCTGGCTGAAGTTGCCAACCGATGGAGATGGTTTGATGATGCCGGAAATAAAGTAAATGATCCAACCGCTCTTGCTGCTTTAAATGCTAATACAACAGGATTTACACCGCCTGCCGGAGCTTACTTCCTTCATTCTTACGCTATTGAAGACGGTTCTTTCCTGAGACTGAACAACGTTACAATAGGATATTCTTTAGGAAAAGATTTCACCAAACAGTTGGGATTATCCAATTTCAGATTATATTTTACGATGAACAATCTGTTCACGATTACAGGGTATTCCGGATATGATCCTGAAGCCAATACGAGAAGAAATCCGTTAACACCAGGGGTAGATTATGCAGCGTATCCGCGAAGCAGATTTATTTTATCAGGAGTTGATATCACTTTTTAA
- a CDS encoding RagB/SusD family nutrient uptake outer membrane protein, which translates to MKKNKFLAILFSVIGIFSLNSLNSCEEYLDVESLSNTSEKQQFDSAADTFSALVGVYNATMGDNTYGQRMNLILSQSGDDMRTSGDYNANDRRGVSCFGAIPTNTELLRPFLDTYAGIERANLVIKNIPLSPVYQTGSAADKKLMDRYLGEALTLRAHFYHDLIKNWGDVPFQDVPSADLPSVYLPKTDRDVIYDKILEDLLKAESLVPWRSEGGTTAQRISKAAVKGLRARIALARAGYSLRRSPQQMMQGSNPQKYYQIAYDECKDIINSGQHQLNPSYEGLFRSLHTNSADTSNEVIYAIGAFGGNSRTDSKIGYYNGLRHDDTDWKSSGGISAIPVYFYEFTKYDLRRDVNIAIFRVNTSKQEELQTSINWNDGKFRKSWTSITGTSQNLGIDWPLLRYADILLMFAEADNELNNGPSAQAINAVLSVRQRAYAGNLSQVGTIPTDKTGFFNYIVKERQLEFGGEGLRKYDLIRWNLLETKINETRAKLTQFMNGTGAYANVPEYIFYKKVAYTPTKTAQQNVTDIDFYTAAGVAKADIFYSPNQSVATPSGYTKVNWRLAMTQPYISGDPVKSYAYYFQPNRKELLPIALDVINSNYNLTQDYGY; encoded by the coding sequence ATGAAGAAAAATAAATTTTTAGCTATTCTTTTTTCTGTCATCGGAATATTTTCTCTGAATTCTCTGAATTCTTGTGAAGAATATTTAGATGTAGAAAGCTTATCCAATACTTCAGAAAAACAGCAGTTTGATTCCGCAGCAGACACATTTTCCGCTTTGGTCGGAGTCTACAACGCAACCATGGGAGACAATACCTACGGACAGAGAATGAACCTAATTCTTTCTCAATCCGGAGACGATATGAGAACTTCGGGAGATTATAACGCAAATGACCGAAGAGGGGTAAGCTGTTTCGGAGCCATTCCAACAAATACAGAACTTTTAAGACCGTTTTTAGATACGTACGCAGGAATTGAAAGAGCCAATCTGGTGATTAAAAACATTCCGCTTTCTCCGGTTTATCAGACGGGTTCAGCAGCAGATAAAAAATTAATGGACAGATATTTGGGAGAAGCTTTAACTTTAAGAGCACACTTCTATCATGATCTGATCAAAAACTGGGGCGATGTTCCTTTTCAGGATGTTCCTTCTGCTGATCTTCCGAGCGTGTATCTTCCAAAAACAGACAGAGATGTTATTTATGATAAAATTCTGGAAGATCTCTTAAAAGCGGAAAGTTTAGTTCCGTGGAGATCCGAAGGCGGAACTACCGCTCAGAGAATTTCGAAGGCAGCCGTAAAAGGATTAAGAGCAAGAATCGCACTGGCAAGAGCCGGATATTCATTAAGAAGAAGCCCGCAACAGATGATGCAGGGTTCCAATCCTCAGAAATATTACCAGATTGCTTATGACGAATGTAAAGACATCATCAATTCCGGACAGCATCAGTTGAACCCGAGTTATGAAGGATTATTCAGATCACTGCATACTAACAGTGCAGATACATCCAATGAAGTAATTTATGCTATCGGAGCTTTCGGAGGAAACTCCAGAACAGACAGTAAAATCGGATATTACAACGGTTTAAGACATGATGATACCGACTGGAAATCTTCCGGAGGAATCAGTGCAATTCCTGTTTATTTCTACGAATTTACAAAGTATGACCTGAGAAGAGATGTAAATATTGCCATCTTCAGGGTAAATACTTCAAAGCAGGAAGAACTTCAGACTTCCATCAACTGGAACGACGGAAAATTCAGAAAATCGTGGACTTCCATCACCGGAACTTCACAAAACCTTGGAATCGACTGGCCTTTGCTGAGATATGCAGATATTTTATTAATGTTTGCGGAAGCCGATAATGAGCTTAATAACGGACCTTCTGCACAGGCAATCAATGCAGTTCTTTCGGTAAGACAAAGAGCATATGCAGGAAATTTAAGTCAGGTGGGAACCATTCCGACCGACAAAACAGGATTCTTTAATTATATCGTTAAAGAAAGACAACTGGAATTCGGAGGTGAAGGTCTCAGAAAATACGATCTGATCCGCTGGAATCTTTTAGAAACGAAAATCAACGAAACAAGAGCTAAACTTACCCAGTTTATGAACGGTACAGGAGCTTATGCCAACGTTCCTGAGTATATCTTCTACAAAAAAGTAGCCTATACTCCTACAAAAACAGCACAGCAAAACGTAACTGACATCGATTTCTACACTGCAGCCGGAGTTGCCAAAGCAGACATTTTCTACAGCCCGAACCAAAGTGTTGCAACGCCTTCCGGATACACAAAAGTAAACTGGAGACTGGCGATGACGCAACCTTACATCAGTGGAGATCCTGTGAAAAGTTATGCCTATTATTTTCAGCCCAACAGAAAGGAATTACTGCCGATTGCTTTAGACGTAATCAACTCCAATTATAATCTTACACAGGATTATGGATATTAG
- a CDS encoding pectinesterase family protein produces the protein MKASFFLKNLNSFFAFLIVLLSFLSFKANDKTIVVSKDGKGNFSTIQQAINAAENGSSVRTKIVVKEGIYKEKITIPETKGAILLEGENPEKTIITYDDFASKKNPEGKEFGTTGSSTVFIYSNDFTAKNISFENSSGKVGQAVAVLTTGDRIAFENCRFLGNQDTLYLKGVQDSSDKTKPSRNYFKNCYIEGTTDYIFGAGTAVFEECIIYSKESASYVTAASTPQENEFGFVFINSKIEGNAKESSVYLGRPWRPFAKTVYLNCEMNSTIQPEGWHNWNKPDAEKTTFYAEFNSKGSGSDRSKRVSWSHQLAKTEAKKYTREKVLKGKDNWNPLINLK, from the coding sequence ATGAAAGCTTCCTTTTTTCTTAAAAATTTAAATTCTTTTTTTGCTTTTCTGATCGTATTGCTCAGTTTTCTTTCTTTTAAAGCCAATGATAAAACCATCGTGGTTTCAAAAGACGGAAAAGGAAATTTCTCCACCATTCAGCAAGCCATCAATGCAGCAGAAAACGGATCTTCCGTAAGAACGAAAATTGTAGTAAAAGAAGGAATTTACAAAGAAAAAATTACCATTCCGGAAACAAAAGGCGCTATTTTGCTCGAAGGTGAAAATCCTGAAAAAACCATAATCACCTACGACGATTTTGCATCAAAAAAGAATCCGGAAGGAAAAGAATTCGGAACTACAGGTTCTTCAACGGTTTTTATTTATTCAAATGATTTTACGGCAAAAAATATTTCATTCGAAAACAGTTCAGGAAAAGTAGGACAGGCAGTTGCTGTTTTAACGACGGGCGACCGAATAGCTTTTGAAAACTGCAGATTCTTAGGAAATCAGGATACCTTGTATTTAAAAGGCGTTCAGGATTCATCAGACAAAACAAAGCCTTCCAGAAACTATTTTAAAAATTGCTACATTGAAGGAACAACCGACTATATTTTCGGAGCCGGAACCGCTGTTTTTGAGGAGTGCATCATTTATTCCAAAGAATCGGCAAGCTATGTTACCGCAGCTTCTACTCCACAGGAAAACGAATTCGGATTTGTTTTTATCAATTCAAAAATAGAAGGAAACGCAAAAGAAAGTTCAGTCTATTTAGGAAGACCGTGGAGACCTTTTGCCAAGACCGTTTACCTCAATTGTGAAATGAATTCCACCATACAACCGGAAGGATGGCACAACTGGAACAAGCCCGATGCAGAAAAGACCACGTTTTATGCAGAATTTAACTCCAAAGGAAGCGGTTCAGATCGCTCCAAAAGAGTATCATGGTCGCATCAGCTAGCCAAAACCGAGGCAAAAAAATATACAAGAGAAAAGGTTTTAAAAGGAAAAGACAACTGGAATCCGCTAATAAATCTTAAATAA
- a CDS encoding pectate lyase family protein, translating to MKKYITKLFIAGIFSIASNAEAQNILNFPGAEGFGRYTTGGRGGKVYFVTKLTDDGSEGTLRYALNQKGARYIVFKTGGTIYLESPLKIKEGNVTIAGQTASGDGITVANYETFVAADNVVIRYIRFRMGDQKKFEGDAFGARFIKNLIVDHCSMSWSTDETVSVYANENTTVQWCIIAESLRNSVHQKGAHGYGGIAGGKYASFHHNLYAHHDSRNPRLGEYAGSKFALTDLTDFRNNVIYNWGHNSIYGGEGMNVNIISNYYKPGPATISRQRIVAIDKNEKPEAEVYNIWGKYYISGNVIEENPEVSKNNWTQGVFAQIKPSYHLTDQDKNKIKINQPHDVQNNIKTHSAKEAYEKIVQIAGAALIRDAVDLHILKDVKNGSFTYEGSKGSTNGIIDSQKDVGGFPDLKPGTALPDSDHDGMPNEWEIKNKLNPEVANANGKDLDKNYDNIEVYFNDLVKNITGQQ from the coding sequence ATGAAAAAATACATCACAAAACTTTTTATCGCAGGAATCTTCAGCATTGCAAGCAATGCCGAAGCGCAGAATATTCTCAACTTTCCCGGCGCAGAAGGTTTTGGAAGATACACAACAGGCGGTCGCGGCGGAAAAGTCTATTTCGTCACCAAACTTACAGATGACGGTTCAGAAGGTACTTTAAGATATGCTTTAAACCAGAAAGGAGCAAGGTACATTGTCTTTAAAACAGGCGGAACCATTTATCTGGAATCTCCGTTAAAAATAAAAGAAGGTAATGTTACCATTGCCGGACAAACCGCTTCCGGAGACGGAATTACAGTTGCCAATTATGAAACCTTCGTTGCAGCAGATAACGTGGTGATCCGTTACATCCGTTTCAGAATGGGCGATCAGAAAAAGTTTGAAGGCGATGCTTTCGGAGCGAGATTTATTAAAAATCTTATCGTCGATCACTGTTCAATGAGCTGGTCTACAGATGAAACCGTTTCTGTATATGCCAATGAAAATACAACCGTACAGTGGTGCATCATTGCGGAAAGTTTAAGAAATTCCGTTCATCAGAAAGGAGCTCACGGATATGGCGGAATTGCAGGCGGAAAATACGCAAGTTTTCATCATAATCTGTACGCGCATCACGACAGCAGAAATCCCAGACTGGGAGAATATGCGGGAAGTAAATTTGCGTTGACGGATCTTACCGATTTCAGGAATAATGTGATCTACAACTGGGGACACAACAGCATTTATGGCGGTGAAGGGATGAATGTTAACATCATCAGCAATTACTATAAACCCGGACCTGCAACCATCAGCAGACAACGGATTGTTGCTATTGATAAAAATGAAAAACCTGAAGCCGAAGTGTATAACATCTGGGGAAAATACTACATCAGCGGAAATGTAATTGAAGAAAATCCTGAAGTTTCAAAAAACAACTGGACTCAAGGAGTTTTTGCACAGATAAAGCCGTCTTACCACCTTACGGATCAGGATAAAAACAAAATAAAAATCAATCAGCCTCACGACGTTCAGAATAACATAAAAACACATTCTGCAAAAGAAGCTTACGAAAAAATAGTACAGATCGCTGGAGCTGCTTTAATAAGAGACGCTGTCGATTTACACATTCTAAAAGACGTAAAAAACGGAAGTTTTACCTACGAAGGTTCAAAAGGAAGCACAAACGGAATTATAGACTCGCAGAAAGACGTCGGCGGATTTCCTGATTTGAAACCGGGAACTGCGCTACCCGATTCTGACCATGACGGAATGCCTAACGAATGGGAAATTAAAAACAAACTGAATCCTGAAGTTGCCAATGCCAACGGAAAAGATCTGGATAAAAACTATGACAATATTGAAGTTTACTTTAATGATCTCGTGAAAAACATAACCGGACAACAATAA
- a CDS encoding DUF4861 family protein translates to MKLNVFKIIAAAVLVSSNFQAQTSAIQKIRNNPKSPFSYAELAVKEGGKWDGDKYIGGTFKNVQELTIPESHTDHSTYIRYEGIGLENNQIGYRLYLDWRNATDIFGKKVNTLVLPEVGQDGFESYHHDAAWGQDILKSGRTIGIGSYGRYDEQNDFVETFKIVKSTAAKVVNEKEQSYANIEYKGWKTWGDAIDLTSKLTIFNKDRFVKVDLNLSNSISGLCTGIVAIKNIPLKQGISKNKKWAYIATYGNQTETKKDDNLGMAVFYPLENFDKYVKTKSTHTVVFKKTKNVSYYFLGAWSLEPNGLKTEEAFYQDLDQKLEILDKNNQL, encoded by the coding sequence ATGAAATTGAATGTATTTAAAATAATAGCTGCAGCAGTATTGGTATCCTCAAATTTTCAGGCTCAGACTTCTGCTATTCAAAAGATCAGAAACAATCCTAAATCTCCGTTCTCTTATGCAGAACTTGCAGTGAAAGAAGGCGGAAAATGGGATGGCGACAAATACATCGGAGGAACTTTCAAAAACGTTCAGGAACTCACCATTCCGGAATCGCATACCGATCATTCCACCTACATCAGATACGAAGGCATCGGTCTGGAAAACAACCAGATCGGATACCGCTTATATCTCGATTGGAGAAATGCCACGGATATTTTTGGTAAAAAAGTCAATACTTTGGTCTTGCCGGAAGTCGGACAGGACGGTTTTGAATCGTACCATCACGATGCAGCTTGGGGACAGGATATTCTGAAATCCGGACGCACCATCGGAATTGGCTCTTACGGAAGATACGATGAGCAGAATGATTTTGTAGAAACATTTAAAATCGTAAAAAGTACCGCCGCGAAAGTGGTGAATGAAAAAGAACAGTCTTACGCAAACATCGAATACAAAGGCTGGAAAACATGGGGTGATGCCATTGATTTAACTTCAAAACTTACCATTTTTAATAAAGACCGTTTTGTAAAAGTGGATTTAAATCTCAGCAACTCTATTTCAGGGTTATGCACCGGAATTGTTGCCATAAAAAACATTCCGCTGAAACAAGGAATCAGCAAAAATAAAAAATGGGCTTACATTGCAACTTACGGTAACCAGACCGAAACCAAAAAAGACGACAATCTTGGAATGGCTGTCTTCTACCCTCTTGAAAATTTTGATAAATATGTGAAGACAAAATCTACGCATACTGTAGTTTTCAAGAAGACAAAGAACGTTTCCTATTACTTTTTAGGAGCATGGTCTCTGGAACCGAACGGTTTAAAAACTGAAGAAGCTTTTTATCAGGATTTAGATCAAAAACTGGAAATTTTAGATAAAAATAATCAACTTTAA
- a CDS encoding glycoside hydrolase family 88/105 protein — translation MNFINQHIKLFTLVALSSGIFSACAQTKTPANASIQKQSSNFGKKVPLNLKWSERMLLSEMHRFPEAWMLDFSKTPKWTYPTAIVLDGAEKLYAKTGKKEYYNYISEFGEKLIQEDGTIITYELDKYNIDMLNSGNVLLYLYEKEKKEKYLKALQTLRLQIDGQPRTKEGSFWHKKIYPYQVWLDGLYMGMPFYTHYTHDFVKGADAAKAYDDILLQFDSVQEHLLDKKTGLLYHAWDESKKEAWADKETGLSKNFWGRAMGWYGMAMVDVLDYLPKDHPGRPKLISYIKSYTDAIIKVQDKNNGLWYQVLNKAGEKGNYTEATASSMFVYTIIKSVNNGYLPKSYKTYAKKGYDGMIKNLITVDENGVVNLNKCCAVAGLGGKPYRDGSYEYYINEEIRSNDAKGTGPFILASLEFEK, via the coding sequence ATGAATTTCATTAATCAGCATATCAAACTATTCACCCTTGTCGCTTTAAGTTCAGGCATCTTTTCAGCCTGTGCGCAGACAAAAACTCCGGCTAACGCTTCAATTCAGAAACAATCTTCAAATTTCGGTAAAAAAGTTCCCCTCAATCTGAAATGGTCTGAAAGAATGCTGCTGTCCGAAATGCACCGTTTTCCTGAGGCATGGATGCTGGATTTCAGCAAAACTCCGAAATGGACGTATCCTACTGCCATTGTTCTGGATGGTGCAGAAAAACTGTATGCCAAAACAGGCAAAAAAGAATACTACAACTACATCAGCGAATTTGGCGAAAAGCTCATTCAGGAAGACGGAACCATCATTACCTATGAGCTTGATAAGTATAATATCGATATGCTGAACAGCGGAAACGTTCTCCTCTATCTTTACGAAAAAGAAAAAAAAGAAAAATACCTGAAAGCACTTCAAACCCTTCGTCTTCAGATAGACGGACAGCCAAGAACGAAAGAAGGTTCTTTCTGGCACAAAAAGATTTATCCTTATCAGGTATGGTTGGATGGTTTATACATGGGAATGCCTTTCTACACGCATTATACACACGACTTCGTGAAAGGAGCCGATGCGGCAAAAGCGTATGACGACATTCTTTTACAGTTCGATTCTGTACAGGAGCATCTTCTGGATAAAAAAACAGGTCTTCTCTATCACGCCTGGGACGAAAGCAAAAAAGAAGCTTGGGCAGACAAAGAAACCGGACTGTCGAAGAATTTCTGGGGAAGAGCAATGGGATGGTACGGAATGGCAATGGTAGATGTTCTGGATTATCTGCCAAAAGATCATCCCGGAAGACCCAAATTAATTTCTTACATTAAATCTTATACCGATGCCATCATCAAAGTTCAGGATAAAAACAACGGACTGTGGTATCAGGTTTTGAATAAAGCAGGAGAAAAAGGAAATTACACCGAAGCAACTGCCTCATCCATGTTTGTTTACACTATCATCAAATCTGTGAACAACGGTTATTTGCCGAAATCCTATAAAACGTATGCTAAAAAAGGATACGACGGAATGATTAAAAATTTAATCACTGTTGATGAAAACGGAGTGGTAAATTTAAATAAATGCTGTGCTGTTGCAGGTTTGGGCGGAAAACCTTATCGCGACGGTTCTTACGAATATTACATTAATGAAGAAATCCGTTCCAATGATGCCAAAGGAACAGGGCCTTTCATTCTGGCAAGTCTGGAATTTGAAAAATAA